The genome window CACTACTGAGAAAAGGTAGATATGTCCATTACAATGTCAACCTATTTCAGATAAGGGAACTGGAAGGAAATAATCTACGCATATCGTGCAGAATTTTTGTTCGTCTTCAAGGCGTGGTAACAGTTGCATAGTGAACTATACAACTGTTACCGCAACGTAGAAGACGGACAAAAGGGCAAGCAGGATGCGTAGATTATTTTCTGTAAGTTCCCTATGTATTTCAATGGATAGCAAAAAAAAAATTTTAATAATATTAAGCGTTATTTTTGCCCTTACCCTTTCATATAGGCTCATGAATCCCTATCGTCAGAAAACTGTTTCCCAGTTAACATTTACAAACTCTAAAGTATATACAAAAACGTGTCCTTTCGGCAAGCGTGCATAGCGCAAAAAAAAATTTGGCGTAGGTAAGCAGTCAGCGGTTAGGTGCCTGTTTTTTGCAGGCACCCGGCTGATCAATCAGGATGGAAATATTAAAAAGTGATTTTATGCTTCAGGATTGTCCGGTTCAATCAGTGCGGATTTATAATTCCACGGCATCCATTTATCTGGGGATTCTGACAACTCAGAGGCATGTTCCAGCAGTGCTGTCAGGTAATCAAAAGGATTGGTACCGGATAAATTACAGGTATGAATCAGACTCATGAACAGATCACCTACCATGGCACCATGCTCAGTTTTATAAAACAGAGCATTCTTGCGATGCAGAACGACCTTTTTCAAAGCCTGTTCGCAAATATTGTTGTCCAAAGGTACACCTGGTTCCCTGAGAAAAAGGGTCAACGCCTCCCAATGTTTGAGCATGTAGCCAATAGCCTGGCCCAGCCCGCTGTTGGGCTCCACCAAATGTTGGTCTATTTGTTTGTGAAACCAGGTGTTGAGCTTTTTCATCAGCGGACCGCTGTTGTCCTGATGAAACCGTAGCCGTTCTTCAGCTTCCATGTTCTGTTCTTTGGTAATCTTATCATTTTTATATACCTCTGCGAGGATTTCGAGTACATAACTGCACTCTTCCGGGAAGCTTTGCAGTACGTCAACAAACTGTCTTCGTCCATGTGTAAGACAATTTGCCAGCAGAGTTTCGAATTCTTTGGGAACATTTCTGGACAGAGCATCACACATCTGAATGGGTGGGCTCAGACCAATACGACGCTTAAGTAAATCCATCAAGTTTTCTCCGGCATGCTGACGGCCGGTAAAAAACAGTGCAATTTTATGATCATCGGTTTTTGACAGTATACCCGTGGTAAATATACCTTTACGTTCCGGGTTATTTTCTTTGTTTTCCTTCATCAGGGACAAAACCTTCATAGTGGTGTCATCATTATGAATGATATCGCCCTGAGCGCCCTGACGGATAAATTCCTGATAAATCGGAGTAAGTTCCATTGCCATTTGATCGACAATCTCGAACTGTGTCGATGCAGGCAATGGTATGCCAAGACTTTGCTGAAGATCTTTAAGTCTGTTAAATGGCATACCGGTACCATATTTCAAAAGAGCAATCATGGCCTTGGCTTTTGCATCATATTTGTCTTCACCCACATTTTCAGGTGTCGATGCGGTGAAAATTGCTCCACAGAGATTACAGCGTAAACGCTGCATTTCATAGACAGTTCCACTTAATGGAGCGTTTCCGGTGATGCGTATGATTCGCTGCGGCTCCTTTAATTCATATACCTTGCCCTTTAAACATTCAGGGCAGTTGTCTCCAGGTTTAAGAGTATCATGGAAGACTCTGACTTTTTTTGCCCCGGTATAATTTTTAGCAGGTTTGCGGCCATGACCTTTTTTAGCTTTAACAGAATTCTTCTTTTTTGGGTGAGCCTTTGTTTAAGGTACTCCCCATTGTCAAGACAAAAAACAAGGTTTTTTAAGGTGCGCTTTTGAGCTATAAATAATCCTGAAAATTAAAAAAATAATAGTAAATAAAAAAAATATGTTTCTGTTTATCATAAAAATGTTCATAAACAACTTAACTAATTGATTTAATAAATAATAATACCATTCTAAAATGTTCATAACTTATTGATAAAATGTTTATAACTTTTTTGTATCTCATTAACATACTGTTAAAATTCAATATTAATATGTTTATAACTTATGCCGCACGTTGAATAGGGCATTCACCAAAATATATTATTTTTACAACCTCACATTGATCACCATTGCTGATAAATCTTGCCTGTTACTTCCTTTAATTTGTCCGATCTTAACTATCAATTTCGTAATCATCCGGCAAATTCAAAAAATCTTTTTTCGCCAATTGACTCTCAATTAAATAACCAATTTGACCATTCCTCTTGAGCTGTGAAATCATCCACTGTGGTAATCTAATTGTCACAAGCTCTCGTTTCAAATGGTCTGGTTTCTTTTTTCGACCAGCCCCTGCACGTTTTCCTCCTCTCATTTTTTTACCTCCAAAACATATAGTATGTTGAATTAAGTGCAACGCTATTCAAAAAATCATCCTAAAAATACGCTATATATTTGATTAGCGTTATGCAATATTCAAACAAACTCTACTACCAACTGATTATGTGTTGGATAGTACGCTTTTATCTTGTTTGCAGCAGGAAACATTTTTTATAATATCAATACGACTTAATGGTATTCTAATTAATTATACAAAGTGGTTCTGAAATTACCCTGGAAAAGTTTTAAAATATATCTCTGCCGGGGTCTGGTAATCCAAAGATTGATGGAGTCGTTCATTATTGTAAAAGCCAAAATATTCTCCAATGTTTTGAATAGCCTCCCTGACGGTCTCATAATTGTGAAGATAAACACGTTCATATTTCACGGTACGCCAAAGGCGCTCTACGAAAATGTTATCCAGAGCACGGCCCCGGCCGTCCATGCTGATCTTCACATCGGCTTTTTTTAAAACGCCGGTAAAGGCATCACTGGTAAACTGACTGCCTTGATCCGTGTTAAAAATCTTAGGTTTTGCAATTTTTAAGGCACCCTGTAAGGCTTTTATACAAAAATCCTTATCCAATGTGGTTGAAAATTCGTAGCTCAGGACATACCGACTAAACCAGTCTATCACTGCTACAAGATAGATAAAACCTGAATTCAAACGGATATAGGTAATATCCGTTGACCACACCTGGTCAACTTGCTCAATGGAAACGCCTCGCAGCAAGTATGGATAAATTTTATGCTCTTTTGATGCTTTGCTCAAATTTGGTTTTGGATATATAGCTTCAAGTCCCATAAGCCGCATCAAACGTCTTATTCGTTTAGGATTAACAGTGTGCCCTTGTCGCTTTAATACGGCCGTCATTTTTTCAACACCGTAGAACGGATATCGGGTATATTCTTCGTCTATCAATCGCATGAGAGCCAGGTTATAGCTCTCATCTTTGCAGGATTGATAGTAATAGGTTGATCTGTTTATTCCCAAAAGATCACACTGGCGCATTACCGGTATCAAAGAATGATTCGGCTCAATGTATTGACGCTTTATATCAATTGAGAAGGT of Desulfosarcina sp. BuS5 contains these proteins:
- a CDS encoding IS3 family transposase (programmed frameshift) — translated: MGKIRKNYSASFKAKVALETVKKEKTISQLSSEYGVHSNQINQWRKRLLEELPDIFSKKRQKKEKDAEEFQAELYQQIGQLKVELDWLKKKSLTFSIDIKRQYIEPNHSLIPVMRQCDLLGINRSTYYYQSCKDESYNLALMRLIDEEYTRYPFYGVEKMTAVLKRQGHTVNPKRIRRLMRLMGLEAIYPKPNLSKASKEHKIYPYLLRGVSIEQVDQVWSTDITYIRLNSGFIYLVAVIDWFSRYVLSYEFSTTLDKDFCIKALQGALKIAKPKIFNTDQGSQFTSDAFTGVLKKADVKISMDGRGRALDNIFVERLWRTVKYERVYLHNYETVREAIQNIGEYFGFYNNERLHQSLDYQTPAEIYFKTFPG